The following are encoded in a window of Nakamurella sp. A5-74 genomic DNA:
- a CDS encoding DNA polymerase ligase N-terminal domain-containing protein, producing the protein MTEQLPPVRPVFVLHRHRKPRPHFDLRLEENGALRSWAVPRGLPVDHQHDRLAVAVGDHDLEHATYTDADKDIADHGWWQLLDRTDRRFVFELHGEREVVRYALIDTGRDWLLHRTKEQPEG; encoded by the coding sequence GTGACCGAGCAACTTCCCCCGGTGCGTCCGGTTTTCGTACTCCACCGTCACCGCAAGCCGCGCCCGCATTTCGACCTCCGACTGGAGGAGAACGGGGCGCTGCGGTCGTGGGCGGTGCCCAGAGGCCTTCCGGTGGATCACCAGCACGATCGACTCGCCGTCGCGGTCGGCGACCACGACCTCGAGCACGCGACGTACACCGACGCCGACAAGGACATCGCCGACCACGGATGGTGGCAGCTGCTCGACCGCACCGACCGGCGCTTCGTGTTCGAGTTGCACGGTGAGCGGGAGGTCGTGCGCTACGCGCTCATCGACACCGGACGCGATTGGCTGCTGCACCGGACCAAGGAGCAGCCGGAGGGATGA